In a genomic window of Thermoplasmata archaeon:
- a CDS encoding HAD family hydrolase yields MTPRDGAPHFLEPLLGVVFDLDGTLVLSHHDFGRIRAEVIRVAERYGVPPGHLSVSEPVHRIVEAARTELLASGAPEGNLFRFEAEYAKRIDAIEAEALPHTVVRPGAEGLLRALTERGFRLGILTRSSEFFARNALARTGLDPYFPYLRTRSAPGPQKPSPEALHLLLREMGIPSERALYVGDHLIDAECATRAGIRFYGVLPDPSEASGEGLTDDRFLAAGAAAVAKDLTELARHLDVGGARHAAPAE; encoded by the coding sequence ATGACGCCCCGCGACGGCGCTCCGCACTTTCTCGAGCCCCTGCTCGGGGTCGTCTTCGACCTCGACGGCACCCTGGTCCTCTCGCACCACGACTTCGGGCGCATCCGGGCCGAGGTGATCCGCGTCGCCGAGCGCTACGGCGTTCCCCCGGGACACCTCTCGGTCTCCGAGCCGGTGCACCGGATCGTGGAGGCCGCCCGGACCGAGCTCCTGGCGTCCGGGGCCCCCGAGGGGAACCTGTTCCGATTCGAAGCCGAGTACGCGAAGCGGATCGACGCGATCGAGGCCGAGGCCCTCCCCCACACGGTCGTCCGGCCCGGAGCGGAGGGCCTCCTGCGCGCGCTCACGGAGCGCGGCTTCCGCCTCGGCATCCTGACCCGCAGCTCGGAGTTCTTCGCCCGGAACGCGCTCGCCCGCACCGGCCTCGACCCGTACTTCCCCTATCTGAGGACGCGCAGCGCGCCCGGGCCGCAGAAGCCGTCGCCCGAGGCGCTGCATCTCTTGCTGCGCGAGATGGGCATCCCGAGCGAACGCGCCCTGTATGTGGGCGATCACCTGATCGACGCGGAGTGCGCGACGCGCGCGGGGATCCGGTTCTACGGCGTCCTGCCGGATCCGTCCGAGGCGTCGGGGGAGGGGCTCACCGACGACCGGTTCCTCGCGGCGGGGGCCGCCGCGGTCGCGAAGGACCTAACCGAGCTCGCCCGCCATCTCGACGTCGGCGGGGCGCGCCACGCCGCTCCCGCCGAGTAG
- the tmk gene encoding dTMP kinase: MPEQPSPTHGFPGRLFVFEGLDGSGKSTQAALLGKWLQARGYRVFFTEWNSSELTAEVIRRGKKKNLLTPTTFSLLHATDFADRFERKILPPLRAGYVVVCDRYAYTAFVRDAARGCDPSWVRNIYSFAPRPDRVFYFRVPVSVTLKRKIASRLKINYYEAGMDLGLSDDLHDSYERFQSRLKREYDRIARSDGFVVIDSTRHVEAIQADLRGHVDPILRDFPTGERLLHDD; this comes from the coding sequence ATGCCTGAGCAGCCGAGCCCGACCCACGGCTTCCCCGGCCGCCTCTTCGTCTTCGAGGGGCTCGACGGGAGCGGGAAGTCGACCCAGGCGGCGCTCCTCGGGAAATGGCTGCAGGCCCGGGGCTACCGCGTGTTCTTCACGGAGTGGAACTCCTCGGAGCTCACCGCCGAGGTGATCCGCCGCGGCAAGAAGAAGAACCTACTCACCCCGACGACCTTCTCGCTGCTGCACGCCACGGATTTCGCGGACCGCTTCGAGCGCAAGATCCTCCCGCCGTTGCGGGCCGGATACGTCGTCGTCTGCGACCGCTACGCCTACACCGCGTTCGTCCGGGACGCCGCCCGCGGCTGTGACCCGTCCTGGGTGCGCAACATCTACTCCTTCGCGCCCCGGCCGGACCGCGTCTTCTACTTCCGCGTCCCGGTCTCGGTGACGCTGAAGCGCAAGATCGCCTCCCGCCTCAAGATCAACTACTACGAGGCCGGCATGGACCTCGGCCTCTCCGACGATCTGCACGACAGCTACGAGCGATTCCAGTCGCGGCTCAAGCGCGAGTACGACCGCATCGCGCGGTCCGACGGCTTCGTCGTGATCGATTCCACCCGCCACGTCGAGGCGATCCAGGCCGACCTGCGCGGCCACGTGGACCCGATCCTACGGGATTTCCCGACGGGGGAGCGCCTGCTGCATGACGATTAG
- the carA gene encoding glutamine-hydrolyzing carbamoyl-phosphate synthase small subunit yields MPARADEVALGGTLFLEDGTRFDAEGVGAAGRRVGEVVFTTGMVGYPESLTDPSFRGQLLTFTYPLLGNYGVPSDGRDRDGLPLLESEEIQPRGVIVRGTTSPVHWSSARSLEAWLSAEGVPGIRGVDTRRLTEHLRTRGVVPGVLDVGPADRRPSDAELAKAIRAAPPYREESFMAEVAPKRASLIARDGGPIVAVLDCGIKASILRALLARRVSVLRLPYDHEVPSRWEGRRVAGLLVGNGPGDPAELAPAIEELRRPATRALPTLGICLGHQLIALARGARTFKLKYGHRGQNKTIEFPDGRALIVSENHGYAVDPASLAGTGLEAWATNPDDGTLEGLRDRAGRVLALQGHPEGHPGPQEAGFVFDRFVQKVRRRA; encoded by the coding sequence GTGCCGGCTCGCGCCGACGAGGTCGCGCTCGGGGGGACTCTGTTTCTCGAGGACGGGACTCGCTTCGATGCCGAAGGAGTCGGCGCGGCCGGGCGCCGCGTCGGCGAGGTCGTCTTCACGACGGGGATGGTCGGCTATCCCGAGTCGCTGACCGATCCGTCGTTCCGAGGCCAGCTGCTCACGTTCACCTACCCGCTCCTCGGCAACTACGGCGTGCCGTCCGACGGCCGCGACCGCGACGGCCTTCCCCTCCTCGAGAGCGAGGAGATCCAGCCGCGCGGTGTGATCGTCCGGGGGACGACGTCGCCCGTGCACTGGTCGAGCGCGCGCAGCCTCGAGGCGTGGCTATCGGCCGAGGGCGTGCCGGGGATCCGCGGGGTCGACACGCGACGACTCACCGAGCACCTGCGCACCCGGGGCGTCGTCCCCGGCGTGCTGGACGTGGGGCCGGCCGACCGACGTCCGAGCGACGCCGAGCTCGCGAAGGCGATCCGGGCCGCGCCGCCCTACCGCGAGGAGTCGTTCATGGCCGAGGTCGCGCCGAAGCGCGCGAGCCTGATCGCCCGCGACGGCGGACCGATCGTCGCCGTCCTCGACTGCGGGATCAAGGCCAGCATCCTGCGCGCGCTGCTCGCGCGCCGGGTCTCGGTGCTGCGCCTGCCCTACGACCACGAGGTGCCGAGCCGGTGGGAAGGCCGTCGCGTCGCCGGGCTGCTCGTCGGCAACGGGCCGGGGGACCCGGCCGAGCTCGCGCCGGCGATCGAGGAACTGCGGCGCCCCGCGACCCGGGCGCTTCCGACCCTCGGCATCTGCCTCGGGCACCAGTTGATCGCGCTCGCTCGCGGGGCCCGCACGTTCAAGCTCAAGTACGGCCACCGCGGGCAGAACAAAACGATCGAGTTCCCCGACGGGCGCGCGCTGATCGTCAGCGAGAACCACGGCTACGCGGTCGACCCGGCGTCGCTCGCCGGCACCGGGCTCGAGGCGTGGGCCACCAACCCGGACGACGGGACTCTGGAGGGGCTGCGCGACCGGGCCGGCCGGGTCCTCGCGCTCCAGGGCCACCCCGAAGGCCACCCCGGTCCGCAGGAGGCGGGGTTCGTCTTCGACCGGTTCGTCCAGAAAGTGCGGCGGCGCGCATGA
- a CDS encoding histidine phosphatase family protein, with product MARRPSRPRRPRRGRSVRPVRIVVLRHGPAETRDPVRWPDDRRRPLSAKGLAQTRRVVRGLAGLIGPVRQVASSPALRARRTAELLARSLGRPAALELWIELDVDGSAEPILARARRVAGPRATIVLVGHEPSLSELVGLAVTGEGASIVRLSKGGAACLEFPVALRPGAGRLRWLLTRKQLAARGAAR from the coding sequence GTGGCCCGACGCCCGTCGCGTCCGCGCCGCCCGCGGCGGGGGCGGTCCGTCCGCCCGGTCCGGATCGTGGTCCTCCGCCACGGTCCCGCCGAGACGCGCGACCCGGTGCGCTGGCCGGACGATCGGCGGCGCCCGCTCAGCGCGAAGGGCCTCGCCCAGACGCGACGGGTCGTCCGCGGGCTGGCGGGCCTGATCGGCCCCGTCCGACAGGTCGCGAGCAGCCCGGCGCTCCGCGCCCGGCGCACCGCCGAGCTTCTCGCCCGGAGCCTCGGCCGACCGGCGGCCCTCGAGCTGTGGATCGAGCTCGACGTCGACGGATCGGCCGAGCCGATCCTCGCGCGCGCCCGTCGGGTCGCGGGCCCCCGGGCCACGATCGTCCTCGTCGGCCACGAGCCGTCGCTCAGCGAGCTCGTCGGGCTCGCGGTGACCGGCGAGGGAGCGTCGATCGTCCGCCTGAGCAAAGGGGGGGCGGCCTGCCTCGAATTCCCGGTGGCGCTGCGTCCCGGCGCCGGCCGGCTGCGCTGGCTTCTCACCCGGAAGCAGCTGGCGGCCCGGGGCGCCGCGCGCTGA
- a CDS encoding Ppx/GppA phosphatase family protein, producing MDRARAADVARASELRPGQMRRAIGVIDVGSNTARFVAFEASASGCVRPVYETKEAPRLGSGTGPDGRLSSSAMERGAAAVERFSRAVRTLGISRTLAVATSAVRDAPNGAEFVRRVERSTGVLLRVISGAEEARYAYLGVASAWVLDNDLVCDLGGGSLQLAETRGGRLQNSVSVPLGALRLSQRYLEHDPPKRKEVEELREYVRETLASVLDAFGGKRYRLFGIGGTVRSLARAAIELRDYPIQRVHGYPLWDHDLESLAELLGEMPAPKRRAVPGIGPDRADVVIAGLVVLRELLRATGAERITVAGTGIREGIALEAIGAPLPVPAEELAARSAAAAAESFAFDLDRGREVAERAIDLFAILAPRFDWGESEGLALRVAAWMHDAGTAIDLWRHPNHSAYLIQNYPIWGLDQREVLLASLAARLHAGGELPSTAKKGYLPILRPGDLDTARRLGGVLEVAVLTVGARPRFSSSGSGRSVTLTFSPSARTTLDEAWEEKVRKTMERVLDSEVRFRDA from the coding sequence ATGGACCGGGCGCGGGCGGCGGACGTCGCCCGTGCCTCGGAGCTCCGCCCGGGCCAGATGCGCCGGGCGATCGGCGTCATCGACGTGGGCTCCAACACGGCGCGCTTCGTCGCGTTCGAGGCGAGCGCCTCGGGCTGCGTGCGCCCGGTCTACGAGACGAAGGAGGCGCCCCGGCTCGGCTCCGGCACCGGCCCGGACGGCCGGCTCTCGTCCAGCGCGATGGAGCGAGGGGCCGCCGCGGTCGAGCGGTTTTCCCGGGCGGTCCGCACGCTCGGGATATCGCGGACCCTCGCGGTCGCGACCAGCGCGGTCCGCGACGCGCCGAACGGCGCCGAGTTCGTCCGCCGGGTCGAGCGGTCCACGGGCGTCCTGCTGCGGGTGATCTCGGGCGCGGAGGAGGCGCGGTACGCCTACCTCGGGGTCGCGAGCGCCTGGGTCCTCGACAACGACCTCGTCTGCGACCTCGGCGGGGGCTCGCTGCAGCTGGCCGAGACCCGCGGGGGACGCCTGCAGAACTCCGTGAGCGTGCCCCTGGGCGCTCTGCGCCTCTCGCAGCGCTACCTCGAGCACGATCCGCCGAAGCGCAAGGAGGTCGAGGAGCTGCGGGAGTACGTCCGCGAGACGCTCGCGTCGGTGCTCGACGCGTTCGGCGGCAAGCGCTACCGCCTCTTCGGGATCGGAGGCACGGTCCGCTCGCTCGCACGGGCGGCGATCGAGCTGCGCGACTACCCGATCCAGCGGGTCCACGGCTACCCGCTCTGGGATCACGACCTCGAGTCGCTCGCCGAGCTGCTCGGCGAGATGCCGGCACCGAAGCGCCGGGCGGTGCCCGGGATCGGGCCCGACCGGGCCGACGTCGTGATCGCCGGCCTCGTCGTCCTGCGCGAGCTGCTGCGCGCGACGGGGGCGGAGCGGATCACGGTCGCGGGAACGGGGATCCGCGAGGGGATCGCGCTCGAAGCGATCGGGGCACCGCTGCCGGTGCCGGCCGAGGAGCTGGCCGCGCGCTCGGCCGCCGCCGCGGCCGAATCGTTCGCCTTCGACCTGGATCGCGGACGGGAGGTCGCGGAGCGGGCGATCGACCTCTTCGCGATCCTCGCGCCGCGCTTCGACTGGGGCGAGAGCGAGGGCCTCGCGCTGCGGGTCGCCGCCTGGATGCACGACGCGGGCACGGCGATCGACCTGTGGCGCCACCCCAACCACTCGGCCTACCTCATCCAGAACTACCCGATCTGGGGCCTCGACCAGCGCGAGGTGCTGCTCGCCTCGCTGGCCGCCCGGCTGCACGCGGGCGGGGAGCTCCCGTCGACCGCGAAGAAGGGCTATCTGCCGATCCTGCGGCCCGGGGACCTCGACACGGCCCGGCGCCTGGGCGGCGTGCTCGAGGTGGCGGTGCTCACCGTCGGGGCGCGCCCGCGGTTTTCCTCGAGCGGGAGCGGCCGCAGTGTGACGCTGACGTTTTCTCCTTCCGCCCGTACGACGCTCGACGAGGCGTGGGAGGAGAAGGTCCGCAAGACGATGGAGCGGGTCCTCGACTCGGAGGTGAGGTTCCGTGATGCCTGA
- a CDS encoding NAD(P)/FAD-dependent oxidoreductase, which yields MPGLARLQPSYDVVIVGGGHAGLQAGLKAALLGHTAAIIDRGPKYSRSYYAPKMDNIPGYPEGISGHKLLDQQIAAVRKVDAAVSYFAPARASRADRTADGFAVTFDWLKQTLVARGRAVVLAMGVVDRIPEVGGRIDPIFPWANQAIVDFCILCDGHELTGRSVAVIGHDAFAARTALDLIHFGPASLEMLTHGRPLLDGVPEPERAALATALAEAHVPATELEIVGFDGIREGRFGVRFADGSHREFDRGFSALGWYDLHQDLPRALGCRFDPDGYVVTDSDARALAEDGGAPIPGLYCVGDQSSGWKQIPEAWATAERAVIHAYAEYL from the coding sequence GTGCCGGGGTTGGCGCGGCTCCAGCCGTCCTACGACGTCGTGATCGTCGGCGGTGGCCACGCGGGCCTGCAGGCCGGACTCAAGGCCGCGCTCCTCGGCCACACGGCGGCGATCATCGACCGGGGCCCGAAGTACTCGCGCTCGTACTACGCACCGAAGATGGACAACATCCCGGGCTACCCCGAGGGGATCTCCGGGCACAAGCTGCTCGACCAGCAGATCGCCGCGGTCCGCAAGGTCGACGCGGCGGTGAGCTACTTCGCGCCGGCCCGGGCCTCGCGCGCCGACCGGACGGCCGACGGCTTCGCCGTGACGTTCGACTGGCTGAAGCAGACGCTGGTCGCACGGGGACGGGCGGTCGTGCTCGCGATGGGAGTGGTCGACCGCATCCCGGAGGTCGGCGGACGCATCGATCCGATCTTTCCGTGGGCGAACCAGGCGATCGTCGACTTCTGCATCCTGTGCGACGGTCACGAGCTCACCGGCCGGTCGGTGGCCGTCATCGGCCACGATGCCTTCGCCGCGCGCACCGCGCTCGACCTGATCCACTTCGGGCCAGCGTCGCTCGAGATGTTGACACACGGCCGCCCGCTGCTCGACGGCGTGCCCGAGCCCGAGCGGGCCGCGCTCGCGACGGCGCTCGCCGAGGCCCACGTTCCCGCGACCGAGCTCGAGATCGTCGGCTTCGACGGGATCCGCGAGGGACGCTTCGGCGTGCGGTTCGCCGACGGCAGCCACCGCGAGTTCGACCGTGGCTTCAGTGCCCTGGGCTGGTACGACCTGCACCAGGACCTGCCGCGCGCGCTCGGCTGTCGGTTCGACCCGGACGGCTACGTCGTCACCGACTCGGACGCCCGGGCCCTCGCGGAGGACGGCGGGGCGCCGATCCCGGGCCTCTACTGCGTCGGCGACCAGTCGAGCGGTTGGAAGCAGATCCCGGAGGCGTGGGCGACCGCCGAACGGGCGGTCATCCACGCCTACGCCGAGTACCTCTGA
- a CDS encoding CHAD domain-containing protein, which translates to MASDRARTVPGLAGLLRDVRRSLAAVRGELEALATRPHATPESLHDLHRALRRLRQALALWARLLGPADRRALRPLDRRVARLARLIGRVRDRDVMLGLIESANLPRPSADDLPRLLRLRARLRDDARTGRELLKVFARSEIDGRLAEHLETLLRRPARADRVPSVRRLLEDEDERRRLRVRAAHRRARRKSSVNRLHRLRLQIRRLRHLDELRARLDPAFPVPNATAVRRLQAQLGRLHDLDIVLTGLDADLRGSRWAEAMREERRALRAGLRRVLRARDWPWRRGSRRTARGPRRSPAASS; encoded by the coding sequence ATGGCGTCGGACCGCGCCCGCACCGTTCCGGGGCTCGCGGGCCTCCTGCGCGACGTGCGGCGCTCGCTCGCCGCGGTGCGGGGCGAGCTCGAGGCGCTCGCGACCCGCCCGCACGCGACCCCGGAGAGCCTGCACGATCTCCACCGGGCGCTGCGCCGGCTCCGCCAGGCGCTGGCCCTGTGGGCGCGGCTGCTCGGCCCGGCGGACCGACGGGCCCTTCGACCGCTGGACCGGCGCGTCGCTCGCCTCGCGCGGCTCATCGGCCGGGTCCGGGACCGCGACGTGATGCTCGGGCTTATCGAGAGCGCCAACCTGCCTCGCCCGTCGGCCGACGATCTGCCGAGGCTCCTGCGACTGCGCGCCCGCCTTCGCGACGACGCGCGCACCGGCCGCGAGCTCCTCAAGGTATTCGCCCGCTCCGAGATCGACGGCCGTCTCGCCGAGCATCTCGAGACCCTGCTGCGCCGCCCGGCGCGCGCGGATCGGGTCCCGAGCGTCCGTCGGCTCCTGGAAGACGAGGACGAGCGACGCCGTCTGCGGGTCCGTGCCGCGCACCGACGCGCTCGCCGCAAATCGAGCGTGAACCGCCTGCACCGACTCCGACTGCAGATCCGCCGCCTCCGCCATCTCGACGAGCTGCGGGCCCGGCTCGATCCCGCGTTCCCGGTCCCGAACGCGACCGCGGTCCGCCGCCTTCAGGCCCAGCTCGGCCGGCTGCACGACCTCGACATCGTGCTCACCGGCCTCGACGCCGATCTCCGAGGCTCGAGGTGGGCGGAGGCGATGCGCGAGGAGCGCCGGGCGCTGCGGGCGGGGCTGCGGCGGGTCCTCCGGGCGAGAGACTGGCCCTGGCGCCGTGGGTCCCGTCGCACCGCGCGGGGCCCCCGCCGCTCGCCCGCAGCATCCTCATAG
- the tmk gene encoding dTMP kinase, giving the protein MTIRTYGTRLPGLPDEPLPGRLIVIEGADGSGRSTEVAMLKEWLEIEGHAVVDTGLRRSTLVAQEIDRAKQGHTLGATTMALLYAVDFADQLENKIVPALAAGSTVLADRYVYTLMARAVVRGASRDWARRLYGFALRPELVVFLEARSEILLHRAISKYGSLDYWESGMDLSLSRDLFESFFLYQERLSQEFAWVAQEYGFHRVDANRHPEQVHADVRALVAPLYGSRAAAATSRGPAISARRPGPPAASG; this is encoded by the coding sequence ATGACGATTAGGACCTACGGGACGCGCCTACCGGGGCTACCCGACGAGCCCCTCCCCGGCCGGCTGATCGTGATCGAGGGCGCGGACGGGTCGGGCCGCTCGACCGAGGTCGCGATGCTCAAGGAGTGGCTCGAGATCGAGGGCCACGCCGTCGTCGACACGGGGCTGCGGCGCTCGACCCTGGTCGCGCAGGAGATCGATCGCGCCAAGCAGGGCCACACCCTCGGCGCGACGACGATGGCCTTGCTCTATGCGGTCGACTTCGCCGATCAGCTCGAGAACAAGATCGTCCCGGCGCTCGCCGCCGGCTCGACCGTCCTCGCGGATCGCTACGTCTACACGCTGATGGCGCGGGCGGTGGTCCGCGGCGCGTCGCGCGACTGGGCCCGGCGCCTCTACGGCTTCGCGCTGCGTCCGGAGCTCGTCGTCTTCCTCGAGGCGCGCTCGGAGATCCTCCTGCACCGCGCGATCTCGAAGTACGGCTCGCTCGACTACTGGGAGAGCGGGATGGATCTCTCGCTGTCGCGCGACCTGTTCGAGAGCTTCTTCCTCTACCAGGAGCGCCTTAGCCAGGAGTTCGCCTGGGTCGCCCAGGAGTACGGGTTCCACCGAGTCGACGCGAACCGGCACCCGGAGCAGGTCCACGCGGACGTGCGCGCGCTGGTCGCGCCCCTCTACGGGAGCCGCGCGGCGGCGGCGACGTCGCGGGGGCCCGCGATCAGCGCGCGGCGCCCCGGGCCGCCAGCTGCTTCCGGGTGA